The DNA sequence TAGAGGTGGACACCTGAGGGGGCAGAGAAGAACGCTCGGTCACCCCAAATCGCCGGTGCGGTCGCCTCAAGATCGATGCGCCTAAAGTGTCTGCTCGATTTGTTGTTCCTGCTCGTCTCCAGCGTCTATCGACGACATTAATTGATTCGGTCGCGCTTCAATCGTTAGCGGCGTCTCTCCGCCCCGCACCTTTGCCGATGTGCCGCCGGGTATTCTCAATGGTGGAGTTGCGGTTGACGTTGGAGAGCAGGCCGAGGCAGAACCGGTTGCGGTTGTTGGAGGGATCCGTGAAGCCGTCGACGAGCACGCTGGTGGAGGACGCGTGGAAGGCCTCCCCGACGCGGTTGTTCAGCTCGTAGTAAACAATGGAGCACCAGTGCTTGGGTTCCTCGTAGGCCACcggctgcacatctgcacaggAAGCACATTAACGGGTCACGGGGGTGAGGTTAGCGCCGCACAGACGCAGACATATTTAACGCATGTTTAAGATTCTTCGGAGCAGACACATGTGCAGACGAGCTGCCGGGAGCCTGATGAAAGAGTCGTCTCAGCCATACGTCTCACTCATCAACACAAGCATTTCTTCTATCCCCTGCAGCCCATAATGGTGATCTGGATGAACACATGGGACCCGCCACCTACGTTTATGTACACTTATCCTGACTAAAATCAATCCGGGAGCATCTTAGGGCGTATCTGCAGTCTGTGGTCGGCCTGCGAGCTGCGATCGAGCAGAAAAAGAGCGGATGGATGTTGCCTGGCCGTGGTTTTGTGCCTCGTGTGTCTGGGGCAGAGCCAGTGCCAGCTGGCCCAGCTCGCCCTCGCCCGCCGAGGCATCAGCCTTGTTTATCTAAGCGCATACTTCTCCCAAACTTCCTCTGTTGTGTGGCACAGGCTAGcaggtgtgttttgtctgtcctTTTCCCAAAGCTGGCCTACAATAGAACCgttgctgcccccccacccccaccctttaCAGGATGCAGCTTGTGGAGAAGAAAGAGCTCCCCAAACTCCAACTTCCAGTGCACGCATCTACGGCCCTTCCCAGTACGGCTGTGGGGGAGATTTCTTGCGTGCTAAAATCAGCCCAAACCCAATCAAAATAACCTCGTATTAATATTGTTACTGTTAATATAACGTCACGTTGGCAGCAGGAAGAATAAATCCCCGATGAATGGACTAGGACGCTCCCTCTGGCTCCAGTAGTTCCAGTCCAGACAGTGGTCATTGTTGCAGCCAATGGTGCAAAGCACCAGCACCATAAAGCCAAAACCACAAAGTACAGATAGCAGCAATTACTGCACCGCATTTTAGATCTCAAAGTTGAGGGTAATTAGCGCAGCTAATCGCTAACGAGCCCCGAGTCATTACCACCAGCAGAGATGACATGAGGCCCGGCTTTTATAGACCTCATAAAGCTGCTCTGAGGTCTGGCTTCATTTGCGGAGGCTTTGGGCTCGCACCCACAGACAAAGGCCCGACTGTAAAGCGACTGGCAGGCCCTTTTCACACGCTGCGCGGGATTTATCTGACAGGATATGGTATCATCCCGGAGCTTTCGGAGCCTTTTGTGGATCCTGACTTtgataaagaaaaaaggaaaagagtcTCGATACGAGCATGCTTCCCAGAAATCACTGCACCTGCAGTTCAAGGTCAGCGGGTGCAGACAGTTTTATGTGGATGAAATCATTTGAAcacaaagatgagagagagtgtgtgtgtgtgtgtgtgtgtgtaagagaggcaATCTCTGTCATGGTTACCTGGCCGATTGTTAGTCTCTAGAGGCAAGGGTGGAGCCAAGAGGTTGGTGTCCATTGGCTGGGGACAATCCTGAGTCATCTGCTCCTCGGGGGGCATGTAGGCAGGAGGGGGGGTCTCTTGTTTTCCGGAGGGAGGAATATCAAAGAGAAAGACGCTGGTGTAAGATTGTGAGCTCCTTCTGTAGAAAAACCTACGGTCGAGACTCACCTGGCATCTGGAACGGGCTGCCGGGATCGGAGCTGGATGGCGAATGTGGGAAGGTTGTGTTGCTGCCGCTGCCCGGTGAGTTCGGGAAGCTGTTCCCCGGCGAGTGCGGGAAAGCGGGGGGCATTGTGTTGGCTTGAGGGAAGGACTCCGGGAAGGTGGCGTTCTGCGGCATGTGCGGGTCGTTCTGCTGTAGAGGGTTGCGGAAACGGGGCAACATCGTGTGCTTGGCGTTGAACTCGCTGTTTCTCGGTACcaacacagggggcagcactgaGGGAGGAGACGCGCCACCTTCGTTATTAACGGAATCTCTTATTATTATGCAAGCATCTTGCACATCACACGCATGCAAATCACGGCTCAAAAAGCCCAACAAATCCCAGTTATCCGACTCCAGTCGAACGTCAAACGCTTCCTGGAACTCTGTGTTTTTACATTCTGAACACAGATGTCCCTGCATTTTTCAAATATCAGCTTCCAGCTTGTTAGTCTTAGCCAGCAGGATTTGGCCCAGACTCTCAGGTTTCTGCTCTGAGAAGACATTTTGAGTTGGGCCGCGCCTCAGGAATTCATCATCTCGGGTAAATATCCAAGCTGATGGGggtgagcgggggggggggggggggggggggggggctgttacagtgtaatacacacacaaaccccacAGATCTGCCCCACTTGTGCCTATAAATACTTGCGCAGATAGATAAATAAAGCGAGTGTTGAAATAGTAGCTGGGGCTGGCGGGGGCccgtctgtgctgctgcaggtaggACCGGTggtccagagcagcagcttgttTCAAAGACCAACGTAGAACAGGTGCTTTGAAGAACCGTGACAGGAGattgacaggaagtgtttgtaCCGGGGGAGGgggtgaagaggaaggaggaggggagcgtGGACAGACAGGTGCTGCGGGGTTTAATCACCTCATCCTCGTCTTCCACCCGCTGCTAAAACAAAAAGTGTGCAAGGCAGGCAGCGGCTCTTTCCTCCCATTGTACGTGGGTGAGCGGCTTCCTGTTCCAGCCGTCGTCAAAGAAACTGTGCGTGCAgctgtgtgagggtgtgtgtgtgtgtgttttcctttataAAAGATAAGtgcaagtgtgagtgtgtgctcctGCTTGTGTGAATATAATTTTGCAAAAGAAGCGGCCGATAGGAGCTCAGAGCATGTCCAAATCAGAGCCCCCGCTCTCCCCCTGATGGAAtttcctgctgcacacacacacacacacacttggcccTTTACACACTGAGCGCCCTCCACACAGCTGTGTCTGTCTTGTCAGctgaccctttttttttgtttagtaGGGGCTCGAGCAGAGTTTGCAGAAACGGCAACGTTTATTCTGCATTTAGGTTCGGTTCTGATTTGGTCTTCAATAATCAGATAAAGGAACACTGGTTGCTGGTTTTTCCCCAGTTGGCACATTGCTAAACCAGTACTGCTGCATGATTGACAAATAAAAACATGGTCATCATTTTAGGACGCCTGTGTTGTGTCTTTTCCTGCTCACACAACTGCGGAGAGGAGAAAGCAAGAAGTCGGAATGGGCTGAAATCACCACTGGAAAGAAATATGGGCACTTTCCAAACTAGTGCAAAAGTCCTGAAATAAAATTTGCACCAGTTTATTGAGTGTTTCCTGAACATGGGTTCCGTTCCATTTGTAAGCCGTGTAATAAAGGACATGTAGCTTCTATAAaagtcccgtcccgtcccgtcgtGTCCATCCGTACTCACCTGGACTGTCCACTCGTTTGTAGTGGTAGGGGTTGATGCACACGTCCTTCTGCTTGGAGCCAAACGGGTACTCGCAGCACTCCAGGGCCTTGAGCTCATGGTGGGACTGCAGGTCGGGCCAGCGCCACACTCGGCAGTAAATGACGTGCGGGAGGCCTTTCCTGTGAGACACCTGCAGCCGTCCGTCCAGGGAGCGGGGGATCGTCACGCAGTTGCTGGGCTGGCCCGGGCAGCTGAGAgccctctccagctcctccatggcccccttcttctttttcagctTCTTGACCAGAGCGTCCACCGCTTTCTCGGCCCActtctcctcctcgtctcccTGCTTCCATCCCAGCAGACGTTTGACCGCCGGGCTGGTAAAGGAGAACAGCGAGGTGACGTTCATGCTGGacagcctgcctgcctcccttctcctctctgtctcaagGAAGTGTGAGAGTTCAGTCTCAGGGAAGGAAAGGGTAAATGCTGGATTTGTCCTCTGGAGGTCTCAGATTATCCCCAGCTTCCCCGCCGTCAAAACAGATCCTCTTGACAGTCGTTCACTAGAAGAAAGGACATTGGGGTTAGCATCTGTGAGCTACAGGAACGCACAGAGAACGCTCTACTGAGCAGCTACAGAACACCGTTCCCACTTTTATCTTCTAACTGGCAACACTCGTATCTCGCCAGAAGATTGTGGGAACAGCGCTTGATGAGGCGATGATGTCACCATCGCCGGCGGTGTCACTCACGGCTTCTGGGAAACCGGCAGGGGAGTTGAAACAGACACCCTCCCGTGAACATGCACCCTCACCGCGCATTCTCCGGATAGCTTCCTGTTCGTATGGCTCGTCACATTACCCGCACTGGCTGATGTCATTTACAGCCAGACGTTACATACAGTCGGAAGTCTCTACAACCTATGGGAATTTGTTCCGGGGGTCAAACGTCTGACTCTGCACAACTGAAACAGTTAAGTTCTTGACTTCTCAGCTTGTTGCCTCTTTGAGGGAAGGAGACCTCCGGTGCCCCACCTGCTGAGGCAAACGCTCTGCAAACCATCAACACGAAGCGACAAACGCTTATTTTGTGCAGGAACGAGCgggacaaaaaaagaggaagtgaacgCCGTCCTCGGGATAAATTCACCCATTCACTTAGGTCCCAAAGGAACAATTCAGTAGCCAGGAGTGCACACATTCTAGGTTCTAACAGGGAAAACAAGAGGACTTTGGTTCTTTTGTGAGTGTAATTACACAGGTATAAACAGGCCATTAGTGACGTCTGTCTTTGGGTTAAAGTTCTGAAGCCATTCCGGAATCCAATAAACAGCTTGGTGGCGATGCAGCACCTCTGTGCTGTGCAGATGCAGTAAATCCTGGGGTATATTGGATTTCCAACACGCAGGAACGCATACATAATTAAGACCGCTCTGCAGTTATTCTTGGCAGCACGAATTATGGGATGAATGACAATTTCTATCTTTGTCAGCTACATCCTACAAAAAGGGGCggaggagttggaggagaaCAGGTGCTGTTTACAACAAGGCTGTGTCTGAGCGTGTTGTTaagtgggggggtgaggggttCAGAGTGCTTACTCCCGCCCACCGGGCTGACCGGAAAGCTACGAGCTGCATCTAAAGTTAGCTTATCTTCCTAAATTACACTAGCTGATCAAAACTGATACAGAGCTACTGCACTGCTAGGGACGGGGGGCGGACCTTTttaaggggggtgggggtgggggtgggcgggCGTAGGGAAGAACTACAATACAACACCCTGTTCGTGGAAAAGATTTCTGCCACGAACAGGAAACGCGACGTGCGGCTACATCATCGAATCTGTCATCGGCGGCGCTGCAGCAACATCACTTCCTCTTGCTGAGGCGTGCAGCTTTTTCCACACAGGCAGAGCGGGAAAACAGAACAGGCTCCTAAATTCACCATATGGGGATTAAATCAATCAGAATTAAGAATTCAGAGTACTTTCAACTACAAAAGCTAAGCTAAGACCTCGTGTGTGGGGCACAAGGCTACAGTTTCCGTGTTTCATAAAGGTTTGGGACAGAAGTGTGAAACGGGAAAATGTTTCACAATTCTTGATATAAAGATAAGATAAATTTGTCTGTTTAATAAATGGCCGAAAGTTTGCACTGCCCAACCATCGACCTATagataaaatatgaaaaaaagggttttataTCCACGCTAATACTTCAAAAGTATCTTTATTACCACTCAATGCAAACTCTGGTTCCTGTCCAGCTTAAAAACCTGTCTTGGTCCATCTCAGGAACATTCTCTCCATCCAGGCCCAGGATTTGCTCCAGGAAGACAACGTTAATACATCTCAGATGCAAGACAAGAGACTCTAGATTATAACATCTGTAgttggctgcagctggagaccTTGTCTCCCACCCCTGACATTCCCAAATATCTGACTGCTTATTTAAAGGGTCTTGATTATTTTGTGTTGCTTCTCCAGACAATGCAAGTTTAGAAAGGTCCGCGAGGCAGTCAAAATATGAAGGCGCCGCAGCGCCTCCCTTATTCTATATTTGCAATACATATGCAGCGCAGAGAACAGGATGTTTGCGTTGTAAGACATGAAAAGGAATTCCGAGAAATCCACTGAAAATTCGTCCTCTGAAAGTTGTTTACATTTGATTGCTGCATTTAATTTCCACTGTCATCGCAGGTTCCCGACGCGCGGCGGCAAATATCGCTCTCTAAAAATACATCAGCGAATCAAATAACCTCCACGGCTGCTTTTGCAACACTTATTGACATTGTTGCCACTA is a window from the Takifugu rubripes chromosome 17, fTakRub1.2, whole genome shotgun sequence genome containing:
- the smad1 gene encoding mothers against decapentaplegic homolog 1 → MNVTSLFSFTSPAVKRLLGWKQGDEEEKWAEKAVDALVKKLKKKKGAMEELERALSCPGQPSNCVTIPRSLDGRLQVSHRKGLPHVIYCRVWRWPDLQSHHELKALECCEYPFGSKQKDVCINPYHYKRVDSPVLPPVLVPRNSEFNAKHTMLPRFRNPLQQNDPHMPQNATFPESFPQANTMPPAFPHSPGNSFPNSPGSGSNTTFPHSPSSSDPGSPFQMPETPPPAYMPPEEQMTQDCPQPMDTNLLAPPLPLETNNRPDVQPVAYEEPKHWCSIVYYELNNRVGEAFHASSTSVLVDGFTDPSNNRNRFCLGLLSNVNRNSTIENTRRHIGKGVHLYYVGGEVYAECLSDSSIFVQSRNCNFHHGFHPTTVCKIPSGCSLKIFNNQEFAELLAQSVNHGFEAVYELTKMCTIRMSFVKGWGAEYHRQDVTSTPCWIEIHLHGPLQWLDKVLTQMGSPHNPISSVS